Proteins encoded in a region of the Streptomyces sp. NBC_00513 genome:
- a CDS encoding response regulator transcription factor, producing the protein MTIRVIIVDDQAMVRAGFAALLSAQADIDVVGEAPDGREGVRVSRTVHPDVVLMDVRMPEMDGLTAARELLDPPRGVVHRPKVLMLTTFDIDDYVYEALRAGASGFLLKDAPPADLIAAVRVVASGEALLAPSVTRRLIADFVRQRPAPRKDPALRLKGLTPRETEVLELIARGLSNQEIAGHLVLAEQTVKTHIGKVLAKLDLRDRAQAVIFAYEAGLVRPGDGA; encoded by the coding sequence TTGACCATCCGCGTGATCATCGTCGACGACCAGGCCATGGTGCGGGCGGGGTTCGCCGCGCTGCTCTCGGCGCAGGCCGACATCGACGTGGTGGGCGAGGCTCCCGACGGCCGGGAGGGTGTGCGCGTCTCCCGCACGGTGCACCCCGACGTGGTGCTGATGGACGTGCGGATGCCGGAGATGGACGGACTGACGGCCGCCCGCGAGCTCCTCGATCCCCCGAGGGGCGTGGTGCACCGCCCGAAGGTGCTGATGCTGACCACCTTCGACATCGACGACTACGTGTACGAGGCGCTGCGCGCCGGCGCGTCCGGGTTCCTGTTGAAGGACGCCCCGCCGGCCGACCTGATCGCGGCGGTCCGGGTGGTCGCCTCGGGCGAGGCGCTGCTGGCGCCGTCGGTGACGCGGCGGCTGATCGCCGACTTCGTCCGGCAGCGGCCGGCGCCGCGCAAGGACCCGGCGCTGCGGCTGAAAGGGCTGACCCCGCGTGAGACCGAGGTGTTGGAGCTCATCGCGCGCGGGCTCTCGAACCAGGAGATCGCCGGGCATCTGGTGCTGGCCGAGCAGACGGTGAAGACGCACATCGGCAAGGTGTTGGCCAAATTGGACCTGCGGGACCGGGCCCAGGCGGTGATCTTCGCCTATGAAGCGGGGCTGGTGCGTCCCGGCGACGGCGCCTGA